A genomic region of Nitrospira sp. contains the following coding sequences:
- a CDS encoding NAD-dependent malic enzyme, which produces MTTDDIGPYSNYRLTVRLALLNKPGIFAKVAGLLAEEGANLGAVDIVSANAERMIRDITFDVQNEAHGERVLERLEALPEVNVLSASDRIFLLHLGGKIKVQSKVPVTTRNVLSMIYTPGVGRVCQAIAKDPSKAFAFTSKSNSVAVVTDGSAVLGLGNLGPAAALPVMEGKVMLFKELAGIDAWPICLGTQDPDEIVRVVRGLAPGFGGINLEDISAPRCFEIERALKQSLDIPVMHDDQHGTAVVLLAALTNALTVVGKRMEDVRIVVNGLGAAGTACCRILLAAGACHLVGCDKEGIVLMGEAEDLRACRTDLHSCIRRDQPRGTLHDALKGADVFIGLSVGNVLTRDDLERMNQDRIVFAMANPDPEIDPKVGDDASRIFATGRSDFPNQINNALSFPGIFRGALDVQASEINESMKLAAAQAIAECVPADALSEDYIIPSIFDREVVPRVAKAVAAAARVSGVARRRIKIDDDLR; this is translated from the coding sequence CTCGGCCAACGCGGAGCGCATGATCCGGGACATCACCTTCGACGTGCAGAATGAGGCCCACGGGGAACGGGTACTCGAACGGCTGGAAGCCTTGCCCGAAGTGAACGTGCTCTCCGCTTCCGATCGTATTTTCCTGCTGCATCTCGGGGGCAAGATCAAAGTGCAGAGCAAGGTCCCGGTCACGACGCGGAATGTCCTCTCCATGATTTATACCCCCGGTGTCGGCCGCGTCTGCCAGGCGATTGCGAAAGACCCGTCGAAAGCCTTCGCCTTTACCAGCAAGAGCAACAGCGTGGCCGTTGTCACGGACGGCTCCGCCGTGTTGGGCTTGGGGAATCTGGGCCCTGCGGCCGCGTTGCCGGTAATGGAAGGCAAGGTCATGCTCTTCAAAGAGCTGGCCGGCATCGACGCCTGGCCGATCTGCTTGGGCACCCAGGACCCGGATGAAATCGTCCGGGTGGTCCGCGGCCTCGCGCCGGGATTCGGTGGCATCAATCTCGAAGACATCAGTGCGCCACGCTGTTTCGAGATCGAACGCGCCTTAAAGCAATCGCTCGACATTCCCGTGATGCATGATGACCAGCACGGCACCGCCGTGGTCCTGCTGGCGGCTCTGACGAATGCCCTCACCGTGGTGGGCAAACGCATGGAAGACGTCCGTATTGTCGTCAATGGACTGGGTGCGGCCGGGACCGCCTGCTGCCGCATTCTCCTCGCCGCCGGTGCCTGTCACCTGGTCGGTTGCGATAAAGAAGGGATCGTCTTGATGGGGGAGGCGGAGGATCTCCGTGCCTGCCGCACCGATTTGCACAGCTGTATTCGGCGGGATCAGCCGCGTGGCACTCTCCACGATGCATTGAAGGGCGCCGACGTGTTCATCGGCCTATCGGTGGGGAACGTCCTCACACGAGACGACTTGGAGCGGATGAACCAGGATCGCATCGTCTTTGCCATGGCGAATCCGGATCCGGAGATCGACCCGAAAGTCGGTGACGACGCCTCGCGCATTTTTGCCACCGGCCGCTCCGACTTCCCGAATCAGATCAACAACGCGCTGTCATTTCCCGGAATTTTCCGTGGTGCCCTCGACGTCCAGGCCAGCGAGATCAACGAATCCATGAAGTTGGCGGCTGCCCAGGCCATCGCTGAATGTGTGCCCGCCGACGCTCTTTCGGAAGACTATATTATCCCGAGCATCTTCGACCGCGAGGTAGTGCCGCGCGTGGCAAAGGCCGTGGCGGCTGCCGCCCGCGTATCCGGCGTCGCCCGGCGCCGCATCAAAATCGACGACGATCTCCGTTAG